A genomic stretch from Peromyscus eremicus chromosome 6, PerEre_H2_v1, whole genome shotgun sequence includes:
- the Atp1a1 gene encoding sodium/potassium-transporting ATPase subunit alpha-1 produces the protein MGKGVGRDKYEPAAVSEHVDKKGKKAKKERDMDELKKEVSMDDHKLSLDELHRKYGTDLSRGLTPARAAEILARDGPNALTPPPTTPEWVKFCRQLFGGFSMLLWIGAILCFLAYGIRSATEEEPPNDDLYLGVVLSAVVIITGCFSYYQEAKSSKIMESFKNMVPQQALVIRNGEKMSINAEDVVVGDLVEVKGGDRIPADLRIISANGCKVDNSSLTGESEPQTRSPDFTNENPLETRNIAFFSTNCVEGTARGIVVYTGDRTVMGRIATLASGLEGGQTPIAEEIEHFIHLITGVAVFLGVSFFILSLILEYTWLEAVIFLIGIIVANVPEGLLATVTVCLTLTAKRMARKNCLVKNLEAVETLGSTSTICSDKTGTLTQNRMTVAHMWFDNQIHEADTTENQSGVSFDKTSATWFALSRIAGLCNRAVFQANQENLPILKRAVAGDASESALLKCIEVCCGSVMEMREKYSKIVEIPFNSTNKYQLSIHKNPNTSEPKHLLVMKGAPERILDRCSSILLHGKEQPLDDELKDAFQNAYLELGGLGERVLGFCHLLLPDEQFPEGFQFDTDEVNFPVDNLCFVGLISMIDPPRAAVPDAVGKCRSAGIKVIMVTGDHPITAKAIAKGVGIISEGNETVEDIAARLNIPVNQVNPRDAKACVVHGSDLKDMTSEELDDILRYHTEIVFARTSPQQKLIIVEGCQRQGAIVAVTGDGVNDSPALKKADIGVAMGIVGSDVSKQAADMILLDDNFASIVTGVEEGRLIFDNLKKSIAYTLTSNIPEITPFLIFIIANIPLPLGTVTILCIDLGTDMVPAISLAYEQAESDIMKRQPRNPKTDKLVNERLISMAYGQIGMIQALGGFFFTYFVILAENGFLPFHLLGIRETWDDRWVNDVEDSYGQQWTYEQRKIVEFTCHTAFFVSIVVVQWADLVICKTRRNSVFQQGMKNKILIFGLFEETALAAFLSYCPGMGAALRMYPLKPTWWFCAFPYSLLIFVYDEVRKLIIRRRPGGWVEKETYY, from the exons GGTTTAACACCTGCCAGGGCTGCTGAGATCCTGGCCCGGGATGGCCCCAACGCCCTCACCCCCCCTCCCACCACTCCTGAATGGGTCAAATTCTGTCGGCAGCTCTTTGGGGGCTTCTCCATGCTGCTGTGGATTGGGGCCATTCTTTGTTTCTTGGCTTACGGCATCCGAAGTGCTACAGAAGAGGAGCCGCCCAATGATGAC CTGTACCTCGGTGTGGTGCTCTCTGCTGTAGTAATCATAACTGGCTGTTTCTCCTATTACCAAGAAGCTAAAAGTTCCAAGATCATGGAATCCTTCAAAAACATGGTCCCTCAG CAAGCACTTGTAATTCGAAATGGCGAGAAAATGAGCATCAACGCAGAAGATGTCGTAGTCGGGGACCTGGTGGAGGTGAAAGGTGGAGACCGGATTCCTGCTGATCTCAGAATCATCTCTGCAAACGGCTGCAAG GTGGATAACTCCTCACTCACCGGTGAGTCAGAACCCCAGACGCGGTCCCCAGATTTCACCAACGAGAACCCCTTGGAGACGAGGAACATTGCTTTCTTCTCAACCAACTGTGTGGAAG GGACTGCACGTGGCATCGTGGTGTACACTGGGGATCGAACTGTGATGGGCAGAATCGCCACACTTGCTTCTGGGCTAGAAGGCGGCCAGACACCCATTGCTGAAGAAATCGAACATTTCATCCACCTCATCACGGGTGTGGCCGTGTTCCTGGGGGTCTCTTTCTTCATCCTTTCCCTGATCCTGGAGTACACCTGGCTGGAGGCTGTCATTTTCCTCATTGGGATCATCGTGGCCAACGTGCCGGAAGGTTTGCTGGCCACTGTCACG GTGTGCCTGACGCTCACTGCCAAGCGCATGGCCAGGAAGAACTGCCTGGTCAAGAACTTGGAAGCTGTGGAGACCTTGGGGTCCACGTCTACCATCTGCTCGGACAAAACTGGAACTCTGACTCAGAACCGGATGACCGTGGCCCACATGTGGTTTGACAATCAGATCCACGAAGCTGACACCACGGAGAATCAGAGTG GTGTCTCCTTTGACAAGACGTCAGCCACCTGGTTCGCTCTGTCCAGAATTGCTGGTCTCTGTAACAGGGCCGTGTTTCAGGCAAACCAAGAAAACCTGCCTATTCTTAAG CGGGCAGTTGCAGGCGATGCCTCTGAGTCGGCACTCCTAAAGTGCATCGAGGTCTGCTGTGGCTCTGTGATGGAGATGCGGGAGAAGTACTCCAAGATAGTGGAGATTCCCTTCAACTCCACCAACAAGTACCAG CTGTCCATTCACAAGAACCCAAACACTTCCGAGCCTAAACACCTGCTGGTAATGAAGGGCGCCCCAGAAAGGATCCTGGACCGCTGCAGCTCCATCCTCCTCCACGGCAAGGAGCAGCCGCTGGACGATGAGCTGAAAGACGCCTTTCAGAATGCCTACCTGGAATTGGGAGGCCTTGGGGAGCGAGTGCTAG GTTTCTGCCACCTCCTTCTGCCCGACGAACAGTTTCCGGAAGGCTTCCAGTTTGACACTGATGAAGTCAATTTCCCTGTGGATAACCTCTGCTTTGTGGGTCTGATCTCCATGATTGACCCTCCTCGAGCTGCTGTCCCCGACGCCGTGGGCAAATGCCGCAGCGCTGGAATTAAG GTCATCATGGTCACAGGAGACCATCCAATCACAGCCAAAGCCATTGCCAAGGGTGTGGGCATCATCTCAGAAGGCAACGAAACTGTGGAAGACATTGCTGCCCGCCTCAACATTCCAGTGAACCAGGTGAACCCCAG AGATGCCAAGGCCTGTGTCGTACATGGCAGTGACTTGAAGGACATGACCTCCGAGGAGCTGGATGACATTTTGCGGTACCACACAGAGATTGTGTTCGCCAGGACCTCTCCTCAGCAGAAACTCATCATCGTGGAGGGCTGCCAGAGGCAG GGTGCCATCGTGGCCGTCACGGGGGATGGTGTCAATGACTCTCCAGCTTTGAAAAAAGCAGATATTGGGGTCGCCATGGGGATTGTTGGCTCAGATGTGTCCAAGCAAGCTGCTGACATGATTCTCCTGGACGACAACTTTGCCTCCATTGTGACTGGAGTAGAGGAAG GTCGCCTGATCTTTGATAACTTGAAGAAATCCATTGCTTACACCCTCACCAGTAACATTCCGGAAATCACCCCCTTCCTGATATTTATTATTGCGAACATTCCACTGCCCCTGGGGACTGTGACCATCCTCTGCATTGACTTGGGCACTGACATG GTTCCCGCCATCTCCCTGGCCTATGAACAGGCTGAGAGCGACATCATGAAGAGACAACCCAGAAATCCCAAAACCGACAAACTTGTGAATGAGCGCCTGATCAGCATGGCCTATGGACAGATCG GTATGATCCAGGCCCTGGGGGGCTTCTTCTTCACTTACTTTGTGATTCTGGCCGAGAACGGTTTCCTCCCCTTTCACCTGTTGGGCATCCGAGAGACCTGGGATGACCGCTGGGTCAACGATGTGGAAGACAGCTACGGGCAGCAGTGG ACCTACGAGCAGAGGAAGATCGTGGAGTTCACCTGCCACACAGCGTTCTTCGTCAGTATTGTGGTGGTGCAGTGGGCCGACTTGGTCATCTGCAAGACCAGAAGGAATTCTGTCTTCCAGCAGGGGATGAA GAACAAGATCTTAATATTTGGCCTCTTTGAAGAGACAGCCCTCGCTGCCTTCCTGTCCTACTGCCCTGGGATGGGCGCCGCCCTTAGGATGTATCCCCTCAA ACCTACGTGGTGGTTCTGTGCCTTCCCTTACTCCCTCCTCATCTTCGTGTATGACGAAGTGCGGAAGCTCATCATCAGGCGACGCCCTGGCG gcTGGGTGGAGAAGGAGACCTACTACTAA